One region of Trachemys scripta elegans isolate TJP31775 chromosome 8, CAS_Tse_1.0, whole genome shotgun sequence genomic DNA includes:
- the NASP gene encoding nuclear autoantigenic sperm protein isoform X3, with the protein MEEELAAPSTSADKTDSMDVDGEAKKLLGLGQKHLVLGNIPAAVNAFQEAASILGKKYGETADQCAEAFFYYGKSLLELARMENGVLGNALEGVQVEEEEGEKAEDDSMVENADNIDEEAREELREQVYNAMGEKEESKKSAEESPVLSEAGKETESEDVEMGGKTREEAAIAGIETKLKEKAEEQVEADMQEKTVAEEQVAEAIGEQAEVAVEEKAVAEATEERVEEAVAEAAEKQVEAATEEKAEAMEEQVKAAVEEKAVAEATVEAAVEEKAVAEATEEQVEAAVEEKAVAEATEEQVEVAVEEKAVAEATEEKLNKSKEALASKETLLAAGNATTPAEGKEPANEMQTEEKVEVAVKVEKERDDLMEEGDGAKVEKEEEKDDLMEEGEETEGSDEEDKENDKTEDDKENDSTIENKSFQESEEDEVGNLELAWDMLELAKVIYKRQETKDAQLHAAQAHLKLGEVSVESENYAQAIEEFQACLALQQKYLEAHDRLLAESHYQLALAYHYNSQFDEAILQFSKSVEVIDKRMVMLTERIKKAEGGSTEDEKEIEELKGLLPEIKEKIEDSRESQKSARVAELALKATLVGGATSSFTQSEESCSVSTIPVRKPADGASQCVTDISHLVRKKRKPEEETQQGDNEAKKSKPEPAVNGGGDAAPSGNEVAEKVEEELEKRPQVEAGAAVESTV; encoded by the exons ATGGAAGAGGAATTGGCTGCTCCCTCCACTTCTGCAGACAAAACTGATAG TATGGATGTGGATGGAGAAGCCAAGAAACTACTGGGCTTAGGACAGAAACACTTGGTATTGGGAAATATTCCAGCAGCTGTTAATGCATTCCAGGAAGCTGCTAGTATATT GGGTAAAAAGTATGGCGAGACTGCAGATCAATGTGCAGAGGCTTTTTTTTACTATGGAAAATCTCTCCTGGAGTTAGCAAG AATGGAGAATGGTGTATTGGGAAATGCCTTGGAAGGAGTGCAagtggaagaagaagaaggagaaaaagCAGAAGATGACTCAATGGTAGAAAATGCTGATAACATAGATG AAGAAGCAAGGGAGGAGTTGAGAGAGCAGGTATATAACGCCATGGGGGAAAAGGAAGAATCCAAAAAATCTGCAGAAGAGTCTCCAGTACTGAGTGAAGCTGGGAAGGAAACAGAAAGCGAGGATGTGGAGATGGGAGGAAAAACAAGAGAAGAAGCAGCAATTGCTGGCATAGAGACAAAGCTTAAAGAGAAGGCAGAAGAGCAGGTAGAGGCAGATATGCAGGAGAAGACAGTGGCAGAAGAGCAAGTGGCAGAAGCTATAGGAGAGCAGGCAGAGGTGGCTGTGGAAGAGAAGGCAGTGGCAGAAGCCACAGAAGAGCGGGTAGAGGAGgcagtggcagaagcagcagaaaagCAAGTTGAGGCAGccacggaagagaaggcagaagcCATGGAAGAGCAAGTAAAGGCAGCTGTGGAAGAGAAGGCCGTGGCAGAAGCCACAGTAGAAGCAGCTGTGGAAGAGAAGGCCGTGGCAGAAGCCACGGAAGAGCAGGTAGAAGCAGCTGTGGAAGAGAAGGCCGTGGCAGAAGCCACGGAAGAGCAGGTAGAGGTAGCTGTGGAAGAGAAGGCCGTGGCAGAAGCCACGGAAGAGAAGCTAAACAAGTCCAAAGAGGCATTGGCCTCAAAAGAAACGCTGTTGGCAGCTGGAAATGCCACTACACCTGCAGAGGGCAAAGAGCCAGCTAATGAAATGCAAACGGAAGAAAAAGTTGAAGTAGCTGTTAAggtagaaaaagagagagatgaccTGATGGAAGAGGGAGATGGTGCTAAGGtagaaaaagaagaggagaaagatgaCCTGATGGAAGAGGGTGAAG AAACAGAAGGATCAGATGAGGAAGATAAAGAAAATGACAAAACTGAAGATGATAAAGAAAATGACTCAACCATTGAAAATAAG TCTTTTCAGGAAAGTGAAGAGGATGAAGTTGGAAATCTGGAGCTGGCCTGGGATATGCTGGAGTTGGCAAAAGTAATCTATAAAAG ACAGGAAACGAAAGACGCTCAGCTCCACGCTGCTCAGGCTCACCTGAAACTAGGAGAAGTTAGCGTTGAATCCG AAAACTATGCACAAGCTATAGAAGAGTTTCAGGCGTGCCTTGCCTTACAGCAGAAGTACCTAGAGGCCCATGACCGCCTGCTAGCAGAGTCCCACTACCAGCTGGCACTGGCATATCACTACAACAGCCAGTTTGATGAAGCAATTCTGCAGTTCAGTAAATCTGTAGAAGTCATTGACAAAAGAATGG TGATGCTGACTGAACGAATAAAGAAAGCAGAAGGAGGATCTACTGAAGATGAGAAGGAGATCGAAGAATTAAAGGGACTACTTCCTGAAATTAAGGAAAAGATAGAGGATTCAAGAGAGTCTCAAAAGAGTGCAAGAGTAGCTGAACTGGCTTTGAAAGCAACTCTG GTTGGAGGAGCTACCTCCAGTTTTACACAGAGTGAAGAAAGCTGTTCTGTTTCCACA ATTCCAGTAAGAAAACCAGCTGATGGAGCATCCCAGTGTGTTACAGACATCTCTCATCTTGTCAGGAAAAAG AGGAAACCAGAGGAGGAGACTCAACAGGGAGACAATGAAGCTAAGAAATCTAAACCAGAACCGGCTGTCAATGGCGGTGGTGATGCTGCCCCCAGTGGAAATGAGGTTGCAGAAAAAGTGGAAGAGGAG CTGGAGAAGAGGCCACAGGTGGAAGCAGGGGCTGCAGTTGAAAGTACAGTATGA